A stretch of the Bradyrhizobium arachidis genome encodes the following:
- a CDS encoding phosphatase PAP2 family protein: protein MNRTGLFVGLTLWLVIGLLFGIYPELDLKLASLFFDPETRTFPLKLNGYAGIARDAAMWIAWAFALPSIVALVVKLVRADRPLLVSGRAIIFLLVTLTLSAGILTNLAFKSYWGRPRPVVVTQFAGEQQFVPWWDPRGGCGRNCSFFSGEGATAFWTLAPAALAPPQWRPLAYAGAVIFGAVTSGLRMAFGGHFFTDVAIAGLVTFVVIWFAFALIYRWPRTRLSDAAVDAALTRFAWPSYRLRQRLFGCKTGPAPSL from the coding sequence ATGAACCGGACCGGACTTTTCGTTGGGTTGACCCTGTGGCTCGTGATCGGCCTGCTCTTCGGCATCTATCCCGAGCTCGATCTCAAGCTTGCCAGCCTGTTCTTCGACCCTGAGACCAGGACATTTCCGCTCAAGCTGAACGGGTATGCCGGCATCGCGCGCGACGCCGCGATGTGGATCGCCTGGGCGTTCGCGCTGCCGTCGATCGTGGCGCTGGTCGTCAAGCTTGTCAGAGCCGACCGGCCGCTGTTGGTGTCGGGACGCGCGATCATCTTCCTGTTGGTGACGCTGACGCTGTCGGCCGGCATCCTCACCAATCTCGCCTTCAAGTCCTATTGGGGCCGGCCGCGTCCGGTGGTGGTGACGCAGTTCGCCGGCGAGCAGCAATTCGTGCCGTGGTGGGATCCGCGGGGCGGCTGTGGCCGTAACTGCTCCTTCTTCTCCGGCGAGGGCGCGACCGCGTTCTGGACATTGGCGCCGGCCGCGCTGGCACCACCGCAATGGCGGCCGCTTGCCTATGCCGGGGCCGTGATCTTCGGTGCCGTGACCAGCGGTCTGCGCATGGCCTTCGGCGGACACTTCTTCACCGACGTGGCGATCGCAGGCCTCGTCACCTTCGTCGTCATCTGGTTCGCCTTTGCGCTGATTTACCGCTGGCCGCGGACGCGACTGTCGGACGCGGCCGTCGACGCCGCGCTGACC
- the rlmN gene encoding 23S rRNA (adenine(2503)-C(2))-methyltransferase RlmN codes for MQPTTVPHNATLVEKTPLETYVPPAKPSLIGLSRNELADRLGEIGVQPSQRKMRVQQLWHWIYFRGAKSFDEMTSVSKGIRADLAERFTVDRPEVVAEQISNDGTRKWLLRLPSGDNVQKAHEVECVYIPETDRGTLCVSSQVGCTLNCAFCHTGTQRLVRNLTAGEIVGQVMVARDRLNDWADRENGTRLVTNIVMMGMGEPLYNFDAVRDALLIVGDNEGIGISRRRITLSTSGVVPNIVRAGDEIGVMLAISLHAVRDELRNELVPLNRKYPIAELLQACRDYPGASNARRITFEYVMLKGVNDSLDDAKLLVKLLKGIPAKINLIPFNPWPGTAYECSDWDQIEKFSEYIFNAGYSSPVRTPRGRDILAACGQLKSETEKLSVRERDALRAMAMTD; via the coding sequence ATGCAACCGACGACCGTGCCGCATAACGCAACCCTGGTGGAGAAGACGCCGCTCGAGACCTATGTGCCGCCGGCAAAGCCGTCGCTGATCGGGTTGTCGCGCAACGAGCTCGCCGATCGCCTTGGCGAGATCGGCGTTCAGCCCTCGCAGCGCAAGATGCGCGTGCAGCAATTGTGGCACTGGATCTATTTCCGCGGCGCCAAGAGCTTTGACGAGATGACCTCGGTCTCGAAGGGCATCCGCGCCGACCTCGCAGAACGTTTCACCGTCGACCGGCCCGAAGTGGTGGCCGAGCAGATTTCCAACGACGGCACCCGCAAATGGCTGCTGCGCCTGCCGAGCGGCGACAATGTGCAGAAGGCGCACGAGGTCGAGTGCGTCTACATCCCCGAAACCGATCGCGGCACGCTGTGCGTCTCCTCGCAGGTCGGCTGCACGCTGAACTGCGCCTTCTGCCACACCGGCACGCAGCGCCTGGTGCGCAATCTCACCGCCGGCGAGATCGTCGGTCAGGTGATGGTGGCGCGCGATCGCCTCAACGACTGGGCCGATCGCGAGAACGGCACGCGTCTCGTCACCAACATCGTGATGATGGGCATGGGCGAGCCGCTCTACAATTTCGACGCGGTGCGCGATGCGCTTTTGATCGTCGGCGACAATGAAGGCATCGGCATCTCCCGCCGGCGCATCACGCTGTCGACCTCGGGCGTGGTGCCGAACATCGTGCGCGCCGGCGACGAGATCGGGGTGATGCTGGCGATTTCGCTGCATGCCGTGCGCGATGAGCTGCGCAACGAGCTGGTGCCTCTCAATCGCAAATATCCGATCGCCGAGCTGTTGCAGGCGTGCCGCGATTATCCCGGCGCTTCGAATGCACGCCGCATCACCTTCGAATATGTGATGCTCAAGGGTGTCAACGATTCGCTCGACGACGCCAAGCTGCTGGTGAAGCTCCTGAAGGGCATTCCGGCAAAAATCAATCTGATCCCGTTCAATCCCTGGCCCGGCACGGCCTATGAGTGTTCGGACTGGGACCAGATCGAGAAATTCTCCGAATACATCTTCAACGCCGGCTATTCCTCGCCGGTACGCACGCCGCGTGGCCGCGACATCCTCGCCGCCTGCGGTCAGCTCAAGTCGGAAACCGAAAAGCTCTCCGTCCGCGAGCGCGATGCGCTCCGTGCCATGGCGATGACGGATTGA
- a CDS encoding invasion associated locus B family protein, which translates to MWRVLLALMMGVVVCGIADLAQAQTAQPAPKAAPKTSTTAPSPAPKTAAKPESKPVAPPAAMTGGAEPTLIGQFGTWGAYSATPNGKKVCFALAKPSSSKTNPPNRPRDPAYAFVSTRPSEKVANEVSIMIGYALKPGSESTLEVGGGSYAMYTQGDGLWIKNAAEEERMVEAMRKSADLVVKGMSAKGTETTDTFSLKGLAQALDRIAQDCKR; encoded by the coding sequence ATGTGGCGGGTGCTATTAGCTTTGATGATGGGAGTGGTGGTGTGCGGGATTGCCGATCTCGCGCAGGCGCAGACGGCGCAACCCGCGCCGAAAGCGGCGCCCAAAACGTCTACGACGGCACCGAGTCCCGCGCCGAAGACGGCGGCAAAACCCGAGAGCAAGCCTGTCGCGCCGCCCGCGGCAATGACGGGCGGAGCCGAGCCGACCCTGATCGGCCAGTTCGGAACCTGGGGTGCCTATTCCGCCACGCCCAACGGCAAGAAAGTCTGCTTCGCGCTGGCAAAGCCGTCGTCGTCCAAGACCAATCCGCCGAATCGCCCGCGCGATCCGGCCTACGCCTTCGTCTCGACCCGGCCGTCGGAGAAGGTCGCCAACGAAGTCTCGATCATGATCGGCTACGCGCTGAAGCCGGGCTCGGAATCGACGCTCGAGGTCGGCGGCGGCTCCTACGCGATGTACACCCAGGGCGACGGTCTCTGGATCAAGAATGCGGCCGAGGAGGAGCGAATGGTGGAAGCCATGCGCAAATCGGCCGATCTGGTGGTCAAGGGCATGTCGGCCAAGGGGACGGAGACGACCGACACCTTCTCGCTGAAGGGCCTCGCCCAGGCGCTCGACCGTATCGCGCAGGATTGTAAGCGCTAA
- a CDS encoding SDR family oxidoreductase, with the protein MFETGLLGGKRILVTGGGSGLGAAMGRRFLELGAELVICGRKVDRLEAAASDMRQQTGGKVTTVGCDIRDGAAVDAMMDQIWREAPLDILVNNAAATFIAQSEHLSFHAADAILAPTLHGAMYCTLAAGKRWIEGKHKGVVLSILSTSIITGRAFTVPSAMAKSAVLAMTKSLAVEWGPKGIRTVAIAPGPFPTAGATGQLRPEGRDEGWTSRNPMGRTGEHGELADLASFLVSDRAGYINGEMVVIDGGAHLRSSGAEDLLRWSDAQWAEQRAARAKG; encoded by the coding sequence ATGTTTGAAACAGGTCTGCTCGGCGGCAAGCGCATCCTGGTGACCGGCGGCGGCTCGGGGCTGGGCGCTGCGATGGGGCGACGCTTCCTCGAACTCGGCGCGGAGCTCGTGATCTGCGGCCGCAAGGTCGATCGGCTCGAGGCCGCTGCCTCTGACATGCGCCAGCAGACCGGCGGCAAGGTCACGACTGTTGGCTGTGACATTCGCGACGGCGCTGCGGTCGACGCCATGATGGATCAGATCTGGCGCGAAGCGCCGCTCGATATTCTCGTCAACAACGCCGCCGCAACCTTCATCGCGCAGAGCGAGCATCTCTCATTCCATGCCGCGGACGCCATCCTCGCGCCGACGCTGCATGGTGCGATGTATTGCACGCTCGCGGCCGGCAAGCGCTGGATCGAGGGCAAGCACAAGGGCGTCGTGCTCTCGATCCTCTCGACCTCGATCATCACCGGCCGCGCCTTCACCGTGCCGTCGGCGATGGCGAAGTCGGCGGTGCTCGCGATGACCAAGAGCCTTGCGGTGGAATGGGGACCGAAGGGCATCCGCACCGTCGCGATCGCCCCGGGGCCGTTCCCGACCGCAGGCGCCACCGGGCAATTGCGCCCCGAGGGCCGCGACGAGGGCTGGACCTCGCGCAACCCGATGGGCCGCACCGGTGAGCATGGCGAGCTCGCCGATCTCGCGAGCTTCCTCGTCTCGGATCGCGCCGGTTACATCAATGGCGAGATGGTCGTCATCGACGGCGGCGCGCACTTGCGCAGTTCCGGTGCCGAGGATTTGCTGCGCTGGAGCGACGCGCAATGGGCCGAGCAACGCGCCGCACGGGCTAAAGGTTAG
- a CDS encoding NADPH:quinone oxidoreductase family protein, whose product MKAILCSQYCQPDDLVLADVPDPVAGPGEAVIAIKAAALNFFDILMIQGKYQIKPPFPFSPAAEVAGVIESIGPGVTDLKVGDRVVASCGHNGAREKIALPAASIVKIPDNLDYDRAAGIIIIYGTALHALEDRASPKPGETLAVLGAAGGTGLAACELGKLLGLKVIACASSEEKLAFAKAHGAELTLNYAKEDLKEGLRKLTDGKGVDIIFDPVGGAYAEAALRSIAWEGRFLVIGFAAGDIPKMPLNLALLKGCDIRGVFWGAWTRLNPAKNRANLEKLVKWTAEGKISSHVDRTFPLARTADALKVLAGRQAMGKVILHP is encoded by the coding sequence ATGAAAGCCATCCTCTGCTCGCAATATTGCCAACCCGACGATCTCGTGCTGGCCGACGTGCCGGATCCGGTGGCAGGTCCCGGCGAGGCCGTGATCGCGATCAAGGCAGCGGCACTCAACTTCTTCGACATACTGATGATCCAGGGCAAGTACCAGATCAAGCCGCCCTTCCCGTTCTCGCCGGCGGCGGAAGTTGCTGGCGTAATCGAGAGCATCGGCCCCGGCGTGACCGACCTCAAGGTCGGCGATCGCGTCGTGGCTTCGTGCGGCCACAATGGCGCGCGCGAAAAGATCGCGCTGCCGGCCGCCTCGATCGTAAAAATCCCCGACAATCTCGACTATGACCGCGCCGCCGGCATCATCATCATCTACGGCACCGCGCTGCATGCGCTGGAAGATCGCGCCAGCCCGAAACCCGGCGAGACGCTCGCGGTGCTGGGTGCGGCCGGCGGCACCGGCCTTGCGGCCTGCGAACTCGGCAAGCTGTTGGGCCTCAAGGTGATCGCCTGCGCCTCGTCGGAAGAGAAGCTTGCATTCGCGAAGGCGCACGGCGCCGAGCTGACGCTCAACTACGCCAAGGAAGATCTGAAGGAAGGTCTGCGCAAGCTCACCGACGGCAAGGGCGTCGACATCATCTTCGATCCCGTGGGCGGTGCCTATGCGGAAGCCGCGCTGCGCTCGATCGCCTGGGAAGGCCGTTTCCTGGTGATCGGTTTTGCCGCCGGCGACATTCCGAAGATGCCGCTCAATCTCGCGCTGCTCAAAGGCTGCGATATCCGCGGCGTGTTCTGGGGCGCGTGGACGCGGCTCAACCCGGCGAAGAACCGCGCCAATCTCGAGAAGCTGGTGAAGTGGACGGCGGAAGGAAAAATCTCCTCGCATGTCGACCGCACCTTCCCGCTCGCGCGGACCGCCGACGCGCTGAAGGTGCTCGCTGGACGTCAGGCCATGGGCAAGGTGATCTTG